The Coccidioides posadasii str. Silveira chromosome 3, complete sequence genome contains a region encoding:
- a CDS encoding uncharacterized protein (EggNog:ENOG410PIPI~COG:S) translates to MASLTVTGKARTCFVEAAVLLHALGPVRGEPASQALDHSELGQDREGFLRRKFLDSFAPISCKGGDSVSAACMEDPQPEGTVVRIASNGSVSADILSQAQSIINDLSSIACGGLLSNPALCYSRTDFGSESTRLEKEADILLKIVKMDISRLRIYVDDLRVYQNMILRPRSEVQ, encoded by the coding sequence ATGGCCTCATTGACAGTGACCGGCAAAGCTCGAACTTGCTTTGTAGAAGCGGCTGTCTTGCTCCACGCCCTAGGTCCCGTCCGCGGTGAACCTGCTTCACAAGCGCTGGATCACAGTGAGCTTGGGCAGGATAGAGAAGGGTTTCTCAGACGGAAGTTCTTAGATTCCTTCGCTCCCATATCTTGCAAGGGTGGTGACAGCGTGTCTGCGGCATGCATGGAAGATCCCCAACCCGAAGGAACAGTCGTTCGCATTGCAAGTAATGGCAGCGTTAGTGCGGACATACTTTCCCAGGCGCAATCGATTATCAATGATCTAAGCAGCATCGCATGTGGAGGTTTATTGTCCAATCCTGCTCTTTGCTATTCTCGTACTGACTTTGGCTCAGAATCTACAAGGCTGGAGAAAGAGGCCGACATTTTGTTAAAAATTGTGAAGATGGATATTTCACGTCTTCGGATATACGTCGATGACCTTCGTGTATATCAAAATATGATCCTGCGTCCCCGCTCCGAAGTCCAATAA
- a CDS encoding uncharacterized protein (EggNog:ENOG410PIPI~COG:S), whose amino-acid sequence MALSAIDFEDLQRRLREAEGRAEKAEEEKRKAEEEKQKAEEEKQKAEEEKQKAQEEKQKAEEEKQKAEEEKQKAQEEKQKAEEERDQTKTTFQEYLDLCHIHLSKSLLVQLDGSLSTKGTVTSPKGRYYPKRLVPWEGFEEGQRRRFDEVYGVFHSQSGSPKLFPSRRTLEELGQMLCDRVFASEDDLRPHQQLSVETPISSIIAALSNVEGAPERFGLGRGVKFENHPNTLDEEAEEVQQRLQAYELSTTEAKTSRPVAADRICVYKDMEDKNTLSYLIEYKAPHKLPGTDVEMGLRPMDLEREVVREYRIPRDKKRRKQYDADRKVGSVVTQVFDYMIKSGLEYSYLSTGKAFIFLRIEEADPTTMFYHLIMPDEEQLTAKDLKTNAFHTAVGQVLSFSLLAFTSERRGQDWRRKWRRELPKWPLGGEAILPETPDNAKRPKTPPTSEFKGKPPNVVRSFNLRARPTGRSRCNENETLAYTHSDDDSSSETESGDKETPVRSNRTAPMLVEASTNSPTSSRTRNQTRKYCTQACLLGLVRRTALDEDCPNVSAHRAGGHGRQHRITVKTFRRLVQAQLDRTLDQDCDPLWKQGARGNLFRITLASHGYTFVGKGTISVYVPDLQHEGLMYQQLERLQGRVVPVYLGNIWLVEPWLDIGVEIVHMLLMSWGGELAVPSDVPDLDGEIDRSLEEICREGVDHSDVREPNILWNRERRRVMLIDFERSRLLAPNRRPPLQGLSPNKKRQQPFGDGKIRRQRQRSMEGKYQRG is encoded by the coding sequence ATGGCACTCTCCGCAATAGATTTCGAAGACCTCCAACGCCGACTACGAGAAGCCGAAGGACGTGCCGAAAAggcagaggaggagaagcgaaaggcagaggaggagaagcaaaaggcagaggaggagaagcaaaaggcagaggaggagaagcaaaaggcacaggaggagaagcaaaaggcagaggaggagaagcaaaaggcagaggaggagaagcaaaaggcacaggaggagaagcaaaaggcAGAGGAGGAGAGGGATCAGACGAAAACCACGTTCCAGGAGTATTTGGACCTGTGTCACATACACTTGTCCAAAAGCCTCTTGGTTCAGTTGGACGGGTCGCTCTCCACTAAAGGAACCGTCACGTCACCGAAGGGCAGGTACTATCCAAAGAGACTAGTGCCATGGGAGGGGTTTGAGGAGGGCCAGCGGCGCCGTTTTGATGAGGTTTATGGGGTCTTCCATTCTCAGTCTGGATCGCCGAAGCTCTTCCCTTCACGCCGGACGTTAGAGGAGCTGGGGCAGATGCTCTGCGACAGAGTCTTTGCTTCAGAAGATGACTTGAGACCCCATCAGCAACTGTCGGTTGAAACCCCTATTAGCAGCATCATTGCTGCTTTGAGCAACGTAGAAGGAGCCCCGGAACGGTTTGGGCTAGGACGCGGGGTGAAGTTTGAGAATCACCCCAACACCCttgatgaagaagctgaagaggTTCAGCAACGCCTACAAGCTTACGAGTTATCTACGACGGAAGCGAAGACGTCGAGGCCTGTGGCAGCAGACCGGATCTGCGTCTACAAGGATATGGAGGACAAGAACACCCTCTCCTACTTGATCGAGTATAAAGCGCCGCACAAGTTGCCAGGAACAGATGTTGAAATGGGACTACGTCCGATGGATCTAGAGCGGGAGGTGGTTCGCGAGTACAGGATCCCGAGAGATAAGAAAAGGCGGAAGCAATACGACGCGGACAGGAAGGTGGGATCGGTGGTCACGCAGGTCTTTGACTACATGATCAAGAGTGGTCTGGAGTACAGCTATCTAAGCACGGGGAAAGCGTTTATCTTCCTTCGGATCGAGGAGGCCGATCCGACGACGATGTTCTACCATCTGATAATGCCCGATGAAGAGCAACTTACGGCCAAGGATCTAAAAACGAATGCATTTCATACGGCGGTCGGTCAGGTGCTTTCTTTCAGTCTGCTGGCATTCACGTCCGAAAGGCGGGGCCAAGACTGGCGCCGTAAATGGAGACGAGAACTTCCCAAGTGGCCGCTTGGTGGGGAGGCCATCTTACCCGAGACGCCGGACAACGCAAAGCGGCCCAAGACCCCCCCGACGTCCGAGTTCAAGGGCAAACCCCCTAACGTTGTCCGATCGTTCAATCTACGGGCGAGGCCTACTGGACGGAGCAGGTGCAATGAGAACGAGACTTTGGCATATACCCATTCAGATGACGATTCATCTTCCGAGACGGAATCAGGAGACAAGGAGACGCCTGTTCGATCAAACCGCACGGCTCCGATGCTGGTTGAGGCGTCGACTAACAGCCCGACATCTTCTCGGACGAGAAATCAAACCCGCAAGTACTGCACGCAGGCATGTCTGCTGGGGCTGGTCCGGAGAACGGCTTTGGATGAGGATTGCCCGAATGTATCGGCCCATCGCGCTGGCGGCCATGGTCGACAGCACAGGATAACTGTCAAGACATTTAGGCGCCTTGTGCAGGCACAGCTGGACCGGACTCTGGACCAGGACTGCGATCCGCTGTGGAAACAAGGTGCAAGAGGGAATCTGTTTAGGATTACACTAGCGTCGCACGGGTATACTTTTGTGGGCAAGGGGACGATATCGGTGTATGTGCCAGATCTACAGCACGAGGGCCTGATGTATCAGCAGCTGGAAAGGCTTCAAGGGCGGGTGGTACCAGTGTATCTGGGGAATATCTGGCTGGTCGAGCCCTGGCTGGACATTGGGGTGGAGATCGTGCACATGTTGCTGATGTCGTGGGGCGGGGAGCTGGCTGTGCCGTCGGACGTCCCGGACCTGGACGGGGAGATTGACCGTTCATTAGAGGAGATCTGTCGGGAAGGGGTGGACCACAGCGACGTGCGTGAGCCGAACATCCTATGGAACCGTGAGCGGCGGCGGGTGATGTTGATTGACTTCGAGCGCTCTCGCCTCCTGGCCCCCAACCGCAGGCCACCACTTCAAGGACTTTCTCCAAACAAAAAGAGACAGCAGCCTTTTGGAGATGGTAAGATTCGCAGGCAAAGACAGCGATCAATGGAAGGCAAATATCAAAGAGGTTGA
- a CDS encoding uncharacterized protein (SECRETED:SignalP(1-21)~EggNog:ENOG410Q5IX~COG:O~MEROPS:MER0078639) has product MSFDFIFQLLYFVLVAGITEAQSRPGGSWVLLERVNVPDGWIQGRIVDPSTMFSMKINLNTASQTEDLHQKVMEIGTPGHARYGLHLKQEEINSLMTPNEVVLNDVLKWIQDGGVGLEHVRTRANWIDIELTIGAASKMLNARFYEYKDERTGLTKIRTTEYSAPKSVAQHIFYIYPLILFTRTAAQNKQVARSFLQDLPSRGTVSAACPEGNTPNCLRGLYNLGNITAKAGSRNKIAVSGYLDQYAQYKDLAAFLQKFAPQAASANFSVSLVKGGQNIQNSTRNSIEANLDTQYAVALTYNMKVDFVSVKGRGLLKEDLDQPNQSKNQNEPYMDQLEYLMGLPDKDLPTVLTTSYGETEQSVPELYARATCNEFAKLTARGVSIIFSSGDTGVGSACTSNDGKNRTVFNPIFPASCPFVTAVGGTHSRNPERAVGFSAGGFSNYFKRPGWQDEAVTKYLSNLGTTWEGYYNPLGRGFPDVAAQAVKYPIYEKGSIITAAGTSASAPTIAAIIAHLNEVRLSQGKPVLGFLNPWIYSTGFKGFTDITHEGSIGCLGTSMYSKLSTRLVPYASWNATKGWDPVTGFGTPDFKKLVKLLP; this is encoded by the exons ATGTCTTTTGATTTTATCTTTCAATTGTTATACTTCGTTCTCGTCGCAGGAATCACAGAAGCCCAATCTCGTCCAGGGGGCAGTTGGGTCCTTCTAGAGCGCGTAAATGTCCCCGATGGATGGATTCAAGGACGAATTGTCGACCCTAGTACGATGTTCAGCATGAAAATCAACTTGAATACCGCGTCTCAAACTGAGGACCTGCATCAGAAAGTAATGGAAATCGGGACTCCCGGCCACGCTCGTTACGGACTCCACCTAAAACAGGAAGAAATTAACAGCCTTATGACTCCTAACGAGGTCGTCTTAAATGATGTTTTAAAGTGGATTCAAGACGGAGGGGTAGGACTGGAACATGTCAGGACTCGCGCGAATTGGATTGATATTGAATTAACCATTGGAGCTGCGTCGAAAATGCTGAACGCACGCTTCTATGAATACAAGGATGAGCGTACCGGGCTCACGAAAATTAGGACGACAGAATATTCCGCGCCAAAATCCGTGGCTCAGCATATTTTCTACATCTACCCCCTCATTCTGTTTACCAGAACGGCCGCGCAGAACAAACAGGTCGCCAGAAGCTTTTTGCAAGATTTGCCTTCGAGAGGCACTGTCTCCGCGGCCTGTCCGGAGGGGAATACACCTAACTGCCTTCGGGGCCTTTATAACCTTGGTAATATCACAGCGAAGGCCGGAAGCCGTAATAAGATTGCTGTGTCGGGATACCTTGACCAATATGCTCAATACAAGGACCTGGCGGCTTTTCTGCAAAAATTCGCTCCGCAAGCTGCCAGTGCTAATTTTTCCGTTAGTCTTGTCAAGGGTGGCCAGAATATACAAAACTCGACGCGCAACTCCATTGAGGCAAATCTTGACACCCAATATGCGGTCGCTCTAACGTACAACATGAAGGTCGACTTCGTTTCTGTCAAAGGACGCGGCCTCCTAAAGGAAGATCTCGATCAGCCTAATCAGTCCAAAAACCAAAATGAGCCTTACATGGACCAACTCGAATACCTAATGGGTCTCCCAGACAAGGACCTTCCCACCGTACTGACAACTTCATATGGAGAAACAGAGCAAAGCGTGCCAGAGCTCTATGCTCGAGCGACATGTAATGAATTCGCAAAGTTGACCGCAAGGGGCGTATCAATCATATTTAGCAGCGGAGACACCGGAGTGGGAAGTGCCTGCACAAGCAACGATGGCAAGAACAGGACCGTCTTCAACCCCATTTTCCCGGCTTCATGTCCATTTGTAACTGCGGTCGGCGGCACGCACTCTCGGAATCCAGAACGCGCAGTGGGATTCTCTGCTGGAGGGTTTTCAAACTACTTCAAGCGTCCAGGTTGGCAAGATGAAGCCGTTACGAAATATCTCTCCAATCTGGGCACCACATGGGAAGGATACTATAACCCGCTTGGTCGCGGGTTCCCAGACGTTGCAGCTCAAGCAGTCAAGTATCCAATCTACGAGAAAGGGTCCATAATAACGGCTGCGGGAACTAG TGCCTCTGCGCCAACAATTGCCGCTATCATTGCTCACCTCAACGAAGTCCGTCTTTCTCAAGGGAAACCTGTCCTTGGCTTCCTTAACCCTTGGATTTACAGTACGGGTTTCAAAGGATTTACGGATATCACTCATGAAGGATCTATTGGATGCCTCGGGACATCGATGTACAGCAAGTTATCCACACGTTTAGTTCCCTATGCGAGCTGGAATGCAACCAAGGGATGGGATCCGGTGACGGGGTTTGGTACGCCAGACTTTAAAAAATTGGTGAAGTTGTTGCCCTAA
- the UTR1 gene encoding NAD(+) kinase (EggNog:ENOG410PGK0~COG:G~BUSCO:4537at33183): protein MSPFVPPSPLSISHTPSHPDPHPQRRQLPSSSAAQEHGDAASCGEASAVSRQSPEAGSRAIHRGSALNLTPIIPTDPQMTDHGRSSTDEAPADLLPSLEPSVSRESRTIASLPASPFQHIPHRPAPISSRNHHHHQSAKSIDGIPRQTLMKALASQASSSAESPSLSIATSLAEMLSPTSNAGSDQQTGDTRLHRQLSAALSAKPLTFSDGDTPSTARFPLKSPCYYHQRFDGAVNIQRVLEEIAADEWMSHSRLMQTATGVREVSKQLQRRPIKVAVKNVMIVTKARDNGLVYLTRELAEWLLSTPRYGSDLGVNVYVDSKLRRSARFDAPGLLRKEPRFESMLKYWTPDLCWTSPETFDLVITLGGDGTVLFTSWLFQRIVPPILAFSLGSLGFLTNFEFSKYKEHLNHIMGDVGMRVNLRMRFTCTVYRADHSNKHRPGAVEEGEQFEVVNELVIDRGPSPYVSNLEVYGDDELLTIVQADGCILSTPTGSTAYSLSAGGSLIHPSIPAILLTPICPHTLSFRPMVLSDTLLLRIAIPPGSRSTAYCSFDGKGRIELCPGDYVTLEASQYPFPTVVSGGGEWFESVRRTLCWNVRGAVQKGWSSKSHRPEGEQMGLDPMGTPRGQAPEAVADEQDDEEEKWDIDTDSYTDFGQGTDSGLGPSECGDSPGTTSPLKRVMSLLNM from the exons ATGTCGCCCTTTGTGCCTCCCTCTCCACTCTCCATCTCGCACACTCCCTCCCACCCCGATCCGCATCCCCAACGACGACAACTGCCCTCTTCTTCCGCCGCTCAAGAGCACGGCGACGCCGCCAGCTGCGGGGAAGCCTCGGCCGTTTCGCGACAGTCCCCGGAAGCCGGCAGCAGGGCGATCCATCGAGGTTCTGCCCTCAATCTGACGCCAATAATTCCCACAGACCCCCAAATGACCGACCACGGACGCTCGTCCACAGACGAGGCTCCCGCAGACCTCTTGCCCTCTCTAGAACCGTCTGTCTCCCGCGAATCTCGCACAATCGCGTCGCTTCCGGCGTCTCCGTTCCAGCACATCCCTCACCGACCGGCTCCCATATCGTCCCGtaaccaccaccaccaccagagTGCCAAATCCATCGATGGCATCCCCCGACAGACTCTGATGAAAGCGCTCGCGTCGCAGGCCTCCTCGTCGGCCGAATCGCCCTCCCTCTCTATCGCAACTTCGTTGGCCGAAATGCTCAGCCCAACCAGTAACGCCGGATCCGATCAACAAACTGGTGACACGAGGTTACACCGACAGCTTTCAGCAGCTCTATCAGCAAAGCCACTTACCTTCTCCGATGGAGACACCCCCTCAACTGCCCGGTTTCCCCTGAAATCTCCCTGCTATTATCACCAGCGATTCGATGGAGCGGTTAACATACAAAGAGTGCTGGAGGAGATCGCTGCGGACGAATGGATGTCTCATTCAAGGCTGATGCAGACGGCCACGGGTGTCCGTGAGGTGTCAAAGCAGCTCCAGCGGCGTCCTATCAAGGTCGCTGTGAAGAATGTGATGATCGTCACAAAGGCTCGGGATAACGGACTGGTTTATCTAACGAGAGAACTTGCTGAATGGTTGCTCAGCACCCCCAGATACGGCAGCGACCTCGGCGTCAATGTCTACGTCGATTCAAAGCTGCGCAGGTCAGCGCGGTTTGATGCCCCAGGCCTGCTTCGGAAAGAACCTCGTTTCGAATCGATGTTGAAGTACTGGACGCCAGACCTGTGCTGGACATCTCCAGAGACGTTCGACCTGGTGATCACGCTGGGCGGCGACGGAACCGTGCTTTTCACGTCTTGGCTCTTCCAGCGAATTGTTCCTCCAATTCTAGCATTTTCTCTCGGGAGCCTCGGCTTTTTGACGAACTTCGAGTTTTCGAAATATAAAGAACATCTCAACCACATTATGGGAGATGTCGGCATGCGCGTGAATCTTCGCATGAGATTCACGTGTACCGTCTACCGTGCAGACCACAGTAATAAACATAGGCCTGGCGCTGTCGAGGAAGGAGAACAGTTCGAGGTTGTAAATGAGCTCGTTATCGACCGTGGACCTTCTCCATATGTCTCTAATTTAGAAGTATACGGCGATGACGAGCTCTTGACTATCGTCCAGGCGGACGGATGCATCCTGTCTACACCCACAG GCTCAACTGCATACTCACTCTCAGCTGGTGGATCTCTGATCCATCCCTCTATCCCTGCCATTCTCCTCACACCCATCTGCCCACATACACTTTCATTCCGCCCCATGGTCCTCTCCGACACTCTTCTCCTCCGTATTGCTATCCCACCAGGCTCTCGCTCCACAGCATACTGTTCCTTCGACGGCAAAGGACGTATTGAGCTATGCCCGGGTGACTATGTCACCCTCGAAGCTAGTCAATACCCATTCCCCACCGTTGTCTCCGGTGGTGGCGAATGGTTCGAGAGCGTACGACGTACCCTATGCTGGAACGTGAGGGGCGCCGTACAAAAGGGGTGGAGTAGCAAATCCCATCGGCCAGAGGGAGAACAGATGGGACTCGACCCGATGGGCACCCCAAGAGGGCAAGCTCCTGAAGCGGTAGCTGACGAACAagacgatgaagaggaaaaatGGGACATCGACACTGACAGCTACACCGACTTCGGCCAGGGGACGGACAGTGGGCTGGGTCCCAGCGAGTGCGGGGATAGTCCTGGCACGACGAGTCCCCTAAAGAGAGTGATGAGTTTGTTGAATATGTGA
- a CDS encoding uncharacterized protein (EggNog:ENOG410PY57~COG:S~TransMembrane:3 (o6-26i52-72o78-98i)): MTNFASPIAANVFGTIFVFFGINAVLRPANALTFFEFTPPSSLQDKKMVNSLMAVYGVRDIFMGVAMYSASYFGNNQVLGWILIAASGVAFADGIVCWGHGKGHWNHWGYAPMLTTVGALLLRL; the protein is encoded by the coding sequence ATGACTAACTTCGCCTCCCCCATCGCCGCAAATGTCTTTGGAAccatcttcgtcttcttcggCATCAACGCCGTCCTTCGCCCCGCCAACGCCCTCACCTTCTTCGAATTCACACCTCCTTCATCTCTGCAGGACAAAAAGATGGTCAACAGCCTAATGGCCGTCTACGGCGTGCGAGATATCTTTATGGGCGTGGCGATGTACTCGGCTTCGTATTTTGGAAACAATCAGGTCCTGGGCTGGATTTTGATTGCGGCGAGTGGGGTTGCGTTCGCCGATGGGATTGTGTGTTGGGGTCATGGCAAGGGGCATTGGAATCATTGGGGATATGCACCGATGCTGACGACAGTTGGGGCGCTGTTGCTTCGTCTTTAG
- a CDS encoding uncharacterized protein (EggNog:ENOG410PJ8S~COG:S), with protein MTELSPADCAIIEKCRLRNTSHNLHRRLEEADQALRNPSPPRSDACQQAVLRLLYFLQGQEAAFGLRSKTRDGSVASELATLFRHVEGNFHYDHYRPLVQLVLQKAPDTDIWKAVFDLIATVTQVERSTPPPRPSLPILQTPRSRNTSSLANSSELRRDIDPVLTGELLGDLHGDIPGFYAAYFDDVEGLSSIAQAVFENCKAGDSPLYREESGWKDWPDNAVEKPVLEWLNEIIDQLIQFAQDHDPSRKAARRPLAQPAKPIAGSTAKRKLDIGFVDDLHATPDKRYEWSQILVPGELKNDRKYDIPSGARLDLARYAREVLSAQDDRRFVLGFTLCGPLLRVWEFDRCGGIGSEETDINKDGLQFIMVILGFLFMDRPQLGFDPTIVTVDGRRCIEIDRDGKKERLVIDEVILRAHCVAGRATTCWKAHRETDESRIPLVIKDSWQYPERHEEGELLREAMESGATRIARYDFHETVQVDGKDDNVQAIRKGLQVPKSKSKRGSLQVALRGSASNRGSQSSAISRKRSSDYSSPPNRVHRRVIVQDYGKPIYESSSRVALLIGMEGCIVGYESLYSKARLIQSDISPRNLLVNEEDDNPSWRSFLIDLDLAIRVERDGFSGARGKTGTRAFMAIGVLYGEKHSFMHDLESFFWVLFWICVHYEGPGRARHVEDFEKWNYMNTRDLAGAKKGLISDESDFLTTMDEYFTPYYQPLSRWVNRLRRVVFPNGGRWKKTNSSLGSEMRKVLRDAQKDPEVID; from the exons ATGACAGAACTCTCCCCCGCCGACTGCGCCATTATAGAAAAATGCCGGCTCAGAAATACGTCTCACAATTTACATCGCCGCCTCGAAGAAGCAGACCAAGCCCTTAGGAACCCAAGCCCACCGCGGTCTGACGCCTGTCAACAAGCGGTCTTAAGATTACTTTACTTTCTACAGGGCCAGGAAGCTGCGTTCGGTCTTCGTTCGAAGACAAGAGATGGAAGTGTGGCGTCCGAATTGGCTACTCTATTTCGACACGTTGAAGGCAATTTTCACTATGACCACTACCGACCGCTTGTCCAACTTGTCCTCCAAAAAGCACCCGACACCGACATCTGGAAAGCTGTCTTTGACCTCATCGCCACTGTCACACAGGTTGAAAGATCCACGCCTCCACCCAGGCCGTCTTTACCAATCCTGCAAACCCCCCGCTCGCGAAACACCAGTAGTCTTGCCAACTCGTCGGAGCTTCGAAGAGATATTGACCCTGTCTTGACGGGGGAACTGTTAGGCGACCTTCACGGAGACATTCCAGGGTTTTATGCTGCGTATTTTGATGATGTTGAGGGACTCAGCTCGATCGCGCAGGCCGTGTTCGAGAACTGCAAGGCCGGTGATAGTCCTCTGTACCGCGAGGAGAGCGGATGGAAGGACTGGCCTGACAATGCGGTCGAGAAGCCTGTCCTAGAATGGCTGAATGAAATCATCGACCAGCTTATACAGTTTGCACAAGATCACGATCCATCTCGAAAGGCCGCCCGCCGACCTTTGGCTCAGCCTGCAAAGCCGATCGCCGGGTCCACTGCAAAGCGAAAACTCGACATAGGTTTTGTGGACGACCTGCATGCCACACCGGACAAAAGGTATGAGTGGTCTCAGATCCTGGTGCCAGGGGAGTTGAAGAATGACCGAAAGTATGATATCCCTTCTGGGGCAAGGCTCGACCTGGCAAGGTATGCTCGAGAGGTGCTATCCGCACAGGATGACCGACGATTCGTCCTCGGGTTCACCCTGTGTGGACCACTCCTGCGTGTTTGGGAATTCGACCGTTGCGGCGGGATTGGTTCGGAGGAGACAGACATCAACAAGGACGGCCTTCAGTTCATCATGGTGATCCTGGGATTCCTCTTCATGGACCGACCGCAGCTTGGCTTTGATCCGACCATTGTCACCGTGGACGGTCGACGCTGCATCGAGATTGATCGTGATGGCAAGAAGGAGCGTCTGGTGATTGATGAGGTGATTCTGCGGGCACATTGTGTCGCGGGCCGAGCCACAACCTGCTGGAAAGCGCATCGCGAAACAGACGAGTCGCGGATCCCCCTGGTGATCAAGGACTCCTGGCAGTATCCAGAGCGCCATGAGGAAGGGGAACTGCTGCGAGAAGCAATGGAGAGTGGAGCCACGCGCATTGCTCGATATGATTTCCACGAAACTGTCCAGGTGGATGGCAAGGACGACAATGTGCAGGCTATTCGAAAGGGCCTACAGGTCCCTAAGTCAAAATCCAAGCGGGGTAGCTTGCAGGTGGCCCTGAGGGGCAGTGCATCCAACAGAGGCAGCCAAAGCAGCGCCATCAGCCGAAAACGATCTTCCGATT ACAGTAGCCCACCGAATCGAGTGCACCGTCGCGTCATTGTTCAAGATTATGGGAAGCCAATCTATGAAAGCAGCTCAAGAGTGGCTTTACTTATTGGAATGGAAGGCTGCATTGTAGGCTATGAATCCCTGTACTCCAAGGCCAGATTGATCCAGAGTGATATTTCGCCGCGAAATCTTTTGGTCAATGAAGAGGATGACAATCCTTCATGGCGGTCCTTCTTGATTGACCTCGACCTTGCCATTCGAGTGGAGCGCGATGGGTTCTCAGGAGCGCGAGGCAAGACCGGCACCAGGGCGTTCATGGCAATTGGCGTGCTGTATGGGGAGAAGCACTCATTCATGCATGATCTTGAGTCATTCTTCTGGGTTCTTTTCTGGATTTGTGTTCACTATGAAGGCCCAGGAAGAGCAAGGCATGTGGAGGATTTTGAAAAGTGGAATTACATGAATACAAGAGATCTAGCCGGCGCGAAGAAAGGTTTAATCAGTGATGAATCGGATTTCCTTACAACCATGGATGAGTACTTCACTCCATACTACCAGCCGTTATCGCGATGGGTCAACAGGCTACGGCGGGTCGTGTTTCCAAACGGCGGACGATGGAAGAAGACAAATTCAAGCTTGGGTTCGGAAATGAGGAAAGTACTTCGGGATGCACAGAAAGACCCTGAGGTCATAGATTAG
- a CDS encoding uncharacterized protein (EggNog:ENOG410PUMK~COG:T) codes for MGNRRQFPDVHWIWKGAISFVYEVHPRIVVKVPQPGEFEREQFDKELKIYEIFSQRPPCPSIIQCFYYTDKGIFLEYMRDVSLSYRIQNNQLRDLQTSALIKVKKLEPLPLRKVWLNDLAQAVAFLESLNLAHGDLRPDNILIDGDSLKLSDFDCTAQIGTDFEACIPPYGRVLNSSESDQGPRGGAGFLGPRTEQFALGSLYYLINYGFEVYGDRCLTPDNPKEHGPKVVKLLQNMEFPTLDGDPVIDDIIDKCWHNKYATVAELAAHTERLLANETNGERTNAEATSNNGWRMVITIIDGLWWSLGDWWEFVRRGGSKESTNRTESKDDRRDNADHDLLLEGFSSEKAFCEDLVKCRLLDLLSLGEPEHLGFSFDWYRHLH; via the exons ATGGGCAATCGACGCCAATTCCCCGATGTGCACTGGATCTGGAAAGGAGCCATCTCGTTCGTCTACGAAGTCCATCCCCGCATCGTGGTCAAAGTCCCTCAGCCCGGAGAGTTTGAGAGAGAGCAGTTTGATAAAGAGCTAAAGATCTATGAGATCTTCTCACAACGTCCGCCATGTCCTTCTATAATACAATGTTTCTACTACACGGACAAGGGCATCTTCCTCGAGTATATGAGAG ATGTGTCCCTTTCTTACAGGATACAAAACAATCAACTTCGGGACCTGCAAACCAGTGCTCTTATTAAAGTAAAAAAATTAGAGCCCCTACCTTTGCGGAAGGTATGGCTGAATGACCTTGCCCAAGCTGTTGCTTTCCTTGAATCGCTCAACCTTGCTCACGGCGACCTCCGGCCTGACAATATCCTCATTGACGGCGACTCGCTTAAACTGTCTGATTTTGACTGTACAGCTCAAATTGGGACAGATTTCGAAGCCTGTATACCTCCGTATGGAAGAGTGCTCAACAGCAGCGAAAGCGATCAAGGACCACGTGGAGGCGCCGGCTTCTTGGGCCCTCGAACAGAGCAGTTCGCTCTCGGTTCCTTGTACTACCTAATAAACTACGGCTTTGAGGTTTATGGAGATCGATGTCTTACTCCAGATAACCCCAAGGAGCATGGACCTAAGGTCGTGAAGTTACTGCAGAACATGGAATTTCCGACGCTAGATGGTGATCCGGTGATTGATGATATTATTGACAAGTGTTGGCATAATAAATATGCAACGGTTGCGGAATTGGCTGCACACACAGAGAGGCTCCTTGCTAATGAGACCAACGGGGAACGAACCAACGCCGAAGCTACTTCCAACAATGGATGGCGCATGGTTATAACCATCATTGATGGGCTGTGGTGGAGCCTTGGGGATTGGTGGGAGTTTGTACGACGGGGAGGCAGCAAAGAGTCAACCAATCGCACTGAATCCAAGGACGACCGCCGTGACAACGCGGATCATGACCTTCTACTAGAGGGTTTCTCCTCAGAGAAGGCTTTTTGCGAAGATTTGGTGAAGTGTAGACTTCTTGACCTACTTTCTTTGGGTGAACCTGAGCATCTTGGATTCAGTTTTGACTGGTACAGGCACCTTCATTGA